In Phoenix dactylifera cultivar Barhee BC4 chromosome 11, palm_55x_up_171113_PBpolish2nd_filt_p, whole genome shotgun sequence, the following are encoded in one genomic region:
- the LOC120112472 gene encoding protein TIFY 5A-like, with product MVGKGFDPELRLSLGSSSQDWSSAESSRTDGSSANSEQNQQRHQQQQQQQITIFYNGQLCVSDVTEFQARAIISMAKQEMDDRMNKHHHQHQQHQFQQKHHNKSTPPQPPASSSQAMPEVLNQGLSMKKSLQRFLQKRKTRINALSPYNNKHGLLLFPTS from the exons ATGGTCGGGAAAGGTTTTGATCCGGAGCTGCGTCTCAGCCTTGGCAGCAGCAGCCAAGATTGGTCTTCTGCTGAATCCAGCAG GACTGATGGATCGTCGGCAAACTCGGAACAAAACCAGCAGCGgcatcagcagcagcagcagcagcagattaCCATCTTTTACAATGGTCAGCTTTGTGTCTCCGACGTCACAGAGTTTCAG GCAAGAGCCATAATATCTATGGCCAAGCAAGAGATGGATGACAGGATGAACAAGCACCATCACCAGCACCAGCAGCACCAATTTCAACAAAAGCATCACAACAAGTCGACTCCACCTCAACCTCCGGCATCCTCTTCTCAGGCCATGCCGGAGGTTCTTAACCAAGGGCTCTCGATGAAAAAATCGTTGCAACGGTTTCTTCAGAAAAGGAAGACAAGAATAAATGCTCTCTCTCCTTACAACAACAAACATGGGCTATTACTTTTTCCGACATCGTAG